DNA sequence from the Streptomyces sp. NBC_01497 genome:
TACCGCCGCGTACTGCGCCGTCAGGGTCGGCGTCCCGGCGAGTCGGGCGAGGGTGAGATGCAGCAGCGTGTCCCGCCTGCGGTAGTCGGCGAGCGGGGCGTCGCGGGTCGCGTCGAGGGCGGCGCGCAGCCGGCCGGCGCGCTCGCCCGACAGGCCCTCGGCCGCGCACAGCCCGGCCGCGCCGCTCTCCAGCACCTCCCGGAACCGCAGGACGTCCTCCAGGTCGGTGTCCGCCATCCGCCGCCGCAGCTCGTCGGTGCCCGCGCCGGGCGCGCGGGTGTCCGGGGCCGGCCTGGGGCGGACGAACGTGCCACCGTACCGTCCCCGCCTGCTCTCCACGAGCCCCTGGTCGGTCAGTACCCTCAGCACCTCGCGCAGGGTGACCCGGCTGACGCCGAGCCGCTCCGCGAGCTCACGCTCGGCGGGGAGCCGGCCGCCCGGCGGGACGAGGCCGAGCCGGACGACCTGGAGGATCTGCTCCAGGGCCTCCTCGAAGCCGTTGCCTGCCCGCACGGGCCGCACTACCGGGGCCAGCCCGTCCGCGCCGGCGGCGAAGGACGTGCCGGCGGACCCGCCCGCGCCGTCGCGGGAAGCCGCGCCCGCCACCGCTCGCGTGCGGGCGTTCGCGCCGGCGTTCGTGCGCGCCTGCGCTTCTGCTTTCGCGCGCCCGCCCACGTCCGGTTCCGCGCCGGTGTCACCGCCCTCCGCCACGCTGGCTCCCCTCTTCACAATCAAAGGTTCGAACCTATACCTTAAGGCTTCGGCTGACCGAAGGAGGAAGCACCCCGTGGCAGACCGCACACCCCCGCTCCCCACCGGCGAACTCGCCAGGCTCATCGGCACGGGCGAGGTGGACACCGTCGTCCTCGCCTTTCCCGACATGCAGGGCAGACTCCAGGGCAAGCGGTTCGCCGCGCCGTTCTTCCTCTCCGACGTCCTCGACCACGGAGCCGAGGGCTGCAACTACCTGCTCGCCGTCGACACCGAGATGAACACCGTCGACGGCTACGCGATGTCCTCCTGGGACCACGGCTACGGGGACTTCGCCCTGCGGCCCGACCCCTCCAGCCTGCGCCGCGTGCCCTGGCATCCCGGCACGGCACTGCTCATGGCAGACCTCGCCTGGAGCGACGGCTCGGCCGTCGTCGCCGCGCCCCGGCAGATCCTGCGCCGCCAGCTCGACCGCCTCGCGGAGCGCGGACTGAGCGCCCACGTCGGCACGGAACTCGAATTCATCGTCTTCAAGGACACCTACGAACAGGCCTGGGACGCCCGCTACCGGGGCCTGACCCCGGCCAACCAGTACAACATCGACTACTCCGTGCTCGGCACCGGCCGCATCGAACCGCTGCTGCGCCGCATCCGCAACGAGATGGCGGGCGCCGGCCTCACCGTCGAGTCGGCGAAGGGCGAATGCAACCCGGGCCAGCACGAGATCGCGTTCAAGTACGACGAGGCGCTGACCACCTGCGACCACCACGCCGTCTACAAGACCGGCGCCAAGGAGATCGCGGCGCAGGAGGGCGTCTCGCTGACGTTCATGGCCAAGTACGACGAGCGCGAGGGCAATTCGTGCCACATCCACCTCTCCCTGCGGGACCGGGACGGGCATCCGGTCATGGCGGACGAGGCGTCCGGGGGGATGTCCGCGCTCATGCGGCACTTCCTCGCGGGACAGCTCGCCGCGCTGCGGGACTTCGCCCTGCTGTACGCGCCCAACATCAACTCCTACAAGCGCTACCAGCCCGGTTCCTTCGCGCCCACGGCCGTCGCCTGGGGGCACGACAACCGCAGCTGCGCGCTGCGGGTCGTCGGCCACGGCGCCTCGCTGCGGTTCGAGAACCGGGTGCCGGGCGGTGACGTCAACCCCTACCTCGCGGTGGCGGGGCTGGTGGCCGCCGGGCTGTACGGCGTCGAGCACGAGCTGGAACTCCCCGACGCCTGCGCGGGCAACGCCTACGAGGGCGACTACGCGCGGGTGCCCGCGACGCTGCGCGAGGCCGCCGAGCGCTGGAGCGCCAGCGATATCGCGCGTGCCGCGTTCGGGGAGGAGGTCGTCGCCCACTACGCCAACATGGCGCGCGTCGAACTCGCCGCGTTCGACGCGGCCGTCACCGACTGGGAGCTGCGCCGCTCCTTCGAACGCCTCTAGGCGGTGCCCGTAGCCGCCGCCGTACCCCCGCGGCCCGCTGCCCGGGTCCGCGGGCCCGTCACACAAGGAGGACACCGCGCCCATGTCCCGGCACCACCACACCACCGGCGCGCCGGACGCCGCAGGACACCGCGTCCTCGACCCGGCCACCGGTGAGGTCTTCGCCACCGTCCCCGCCACCGGTCCCGCCGAGGTCGACGCGGCGGTGCGGCGCGCCGCCGCCGCCCAGCGCGGCTGGGCCGCCGCCGCGCCCGCCGACCGCGCCCGGCTGCTGCGCCGCTTCGCCGTCCTCGTGGACGAGCACGTGGAGGAGCTCGCCCGCCTGGAGGTGCGTCAGGCGGGCCACACCATCGGCAACGCCCGCTGGGAGGCGGGCAACTTCCGCGACCTCCTCGACTACGCGGCCGGGGGAGTGGAGCGCCTGACCGGCAGCCAGATCCCGGTCCCCGGGGGCGTCGACATCACCTTCCTCGAACCGCTCGGCGTGGTCGGTGTGATCGCACCCTGGAACTTCCCCATGCCCATCGCCGGCTGGGGCAGCGTGCCCGCGCTCGCGGCCGGCAACGCGGTCCTCCTCAAGCCCGCCGAGACCACCCCGCTCACCGCACTGCGCCTGGCCGAACTGGGCCTGGCGGCAGGCCTGCCCGAGTACCTCTTCCAGGTGCTGCCCGGTGCGGGGCCGGTCACCGGCGACGCGCTGGTGACGCATCCGGGCGTCGCGAAGATCGTCTTCACCGGGTCCGCCGCCGTCGGCACCTCCGTGATGGCGAAGTGCGCCGCCGCCGTGAAGCGGGTCACCCTGGAGCTCGGCGGCAAGAGCCCCAACATCGTCTTCGCCGACGCCGACCTCGAACGGGCCGCCGCGAGCGCCCCCATGGCCTTCCTGGACAACGCCGGCCAGGACTGCTGCGCCCGTACCCGCATCCTCGTGCAGCGCGACGTGTACGACCGTTTCCTCGACCTGCTGGCGCCCGCGATCGCCGCCGTCAGGGTCGGCGACCCGGCGGACGAGGACACCGACATGGGCCCGCTGATCTCCGCCGGGCAGCTGGAGCGCGTGCGCTCCTACGTCCCGGACACGGCACCCGGCATACGGGGCAGCGCCCCGCAGGGGCCGGGTTTCTGGTTCCCGCCGACCGTCCTGACGGATCTCGCTCCCGACGCGCCGGCCGCCACCGAGGAGGTCTTCGGGCCGGTGGCCGCCGTCCTGCCCTTCACGGACGAGGACGACGCGGTACGGCTCGCCAATGCCACGCCGTACGGCCTGTCCGGGTCGCTGTGGACACGGGACGTGGGCCGGGCGCTGCGCGTGTCGAAGGCCGTCGCGGCCGGGAACCTCTCCGTCAACTCCCACAGCAGCGTGCGCTACTGGACCCCCTTCGGCGGCTACAAGCGCTCCGGCCTGGGCCGCGAACTGGGCCCCGGCGCGCTCGCGGCCTTCACCGAGACCAAGAACGTCTTCA
Encoded proteins:
- a CDS encoding aldehyde dehydrogenase family protein yields the protein MSRHHHTTGAPDAAGHRVLDPATGEVFATVPATGPAEVDAAVRRAAAAQRGWAAAAPADRARLLRRFAVLVDEHVEELARLEVRQAGHTIGNARWEAGNFRDLLDYAAGGVERLTGSQIPVPGGVDITFLEPLGVVGVIAPWNFPMPIAGWGSVPALAAGNAVLLKPAETTPLTALRLAELGLAAGLPEYLFQVLPGAGPVTGDALVTHPGVAKIVFTGSAAVGTSVMAKCAAAVKRVTLELGGKSPNIVFADADLERAAASAPMAFLDNAGQDCCARTRILVQRDVYDRFLDLLAPAIAAVRVGDPADEDTDMGPLISAGQLERVRSYVPDTAPGIRGSAPQGPGFWFPPTVLTDLAPDAPAATEEVFGPVAAVLPFTDEDDAVRLANATPYGLSGSLWTRDVGRALRVSKAVAAGNLSVNSHSSVRYWTPFGGYKRSGLGRELGPGALAAFTETKNVFISSED
- a CDS encoding glutamine synthetase family protein, which codes for MADRTPPLPTGELARLIGTGEVDTVVLAFPDMQGRLQGKRFAAPFFLSDVLDHGAEGCNYLLAVDTEMNTVDGYAMSSWDHGYGDFALRPDPSSLRRVPWHPGTALLMADLAWSDGSAVVAAPRQILRRQLDRLAERGLSAHVGTELEFIVFKDTYEQAWDARYRGLTPANQYNIDYSVLGTGRIEPLLRRIRNEMAGAGLTVESAKGECNPGQHEIAFKYDEALTTCDHHAVYKTGAKEIAAQEGVSLTFMAKYDEREGNSCHIHLSLRDRDGHPVMADEASGGMSALMRHFLAGQLAALRDFALLYAPNINSYKRYQPGSFAPTAVAWGHDNRSCALRVVGHGASLRFENRVPGGDVNPYLAVAGLVAAGLYGVEHELELPDACAGNAYEGDYARVPATLREAAERWSASDIARAAFGEEVVAHYANMARVELAAFDAAVTDWELRRSFERL
- a CDS encoding FadR/GntR family transcriptional regulator → MAPVVRPVRAGNGFEEALEQILQVVRLGLVPPGGRLPAERELAERLGVSRVTLREVLRVLTDQGLVESRRGRYGGTFVRPRPAPDTRAPGAGTDELRRRMADTDLEDVLRFREVLESGAAGLCAAEGLSGERAGRLRAALDATRDAPLADYRRRDTLLHLTLARLAGTPTLTAQYAAVRSRVNDLLDCIPLLVRNLEHSQVQHTALVGAVLEGDAEAAREIAREHCAGTAALLRGFLAGTPRAGGPSGPAW